In Corylus avellana chromosome ca8, CavTom2PMs-1.0, the genomic stretch GTAACATGAACATGGAAGAGTCCACTGAAACACCATAGCATACCAAGTATTGCAACTGAAAGCTTGCCCATTGGCGCTTTTGGCTAGTCAGAACTTCTGGATTGTATGTTGCACTTTTCACTTCAGATGGCTGTGAGAATCCTTTTAGCACTCTAGCAACTTGGCGCTGCAGTTTTTGTATTGGGCTACCACCATTATCATCTTTCGACGAAAATACCACAGATGGCCGTGGTGAACAAGCAGCAGTGGCAGCAGCAGCCGCAGCAGCAACAGCTCTTGCAACATCTTCAAACGAAGCACCCCAACCTGGGCTACCTGTCTCTTCATTATTAGCCATCCTAAAAAATATCCCTCCTGCACACAATAATACAAGTCTGAGATACACAAAGTTATTACAAAATCACTAGCTAAATTATAATACATATTTCGGCAGAAACACAAAGCTTGATACTCAAGACCTCACAATATATTTTTAGTACCCTCAAGTCCTctattttaaccctaaaattgtGCTTATAAAGATCTCCAAAAAAACCTTAACATTCTGTCCAAATCAGCATAAATTGTTG encodes the following:
- the LOC132190895 gene encoding uncharacterized protein LOC132190895 — its product is MANNEETGSPGWGASFEDVARAVAAAAAAATAACSPRPSVVFSSKDDNGGSPIQKLQRQVARVLKGFSQPSEVKSATYNPEVLTSQKRQWASFQLQYLDHRSLKEPTKLFESMVIVGLHPNCDIQTHHRQYIARKSEGSGRLISALSSQNQSRVEPNNEPQKSSCLLNTKIFFHFASLEAWRLGVCFLGQFLE